Proteins encoded in a region of the Shewanella polaris genome:
- the betI gene encoding transcriptional regulator BetI, which yields MSRPIMKNVRQQQLIDATLMSVERHGLQNTTINTISGLAGMSSGIISHYFGGKQGLIEATQKFLLEELKQALLTRTSGKTLTPFERLSMIVEANFTELQRSTAATKTWLSFWSQAMHDPGLARLQNINSQRLYSNLLFSFKQLLPKIDAINAAKQTAAMIDGFWLRSALSTNPNEDFKQAQILSKAFIKAVIVQNGVH from the coding sequence ATGTCAAGACCTATAATGAAAAACGTCAGACAACAACAGCTGATAGATGCCACGTTAATGTCTGTCGAACGTCATGGGTTACAGAACACCACAATTAATACCATTAGTGGATTAGCTGGAATGTCATCAGGAATTATTAGCCACTATTTTGGTGGTAAACAAGGGTTAATTGAAGCCACGCAGAAATTCTTATTAGAAGAATTGAAGCAAGCATTACTGACGAGAACGTCAGGCAAAACATTAACCCCATTTGAACGGCTTTCAATGATTGTGGAAGCAAACTTTACTGAATTACAACGCTCAACTGCCGCAACAAAAACATGGTTAAGCTTCTGGTCTCAAGCGATGCACGATCCTGGATTAGCAAGACTACAAAATATTAATAGTCAGCGGTTATACAGCAACCTGCTTTTTTCATTTAAACAATTATTACCCAAAATCGACGCTATCAATGCCGCTAAACAAACGGCAGCAATGATTGATGGTTTTTGGTTACGCAGTGCGCTGAGTACCAACCCTAATGAAGATTTTAAACAAGCCCAAATTTTATCTAAAGCCTTTATCAAGGCTGTGATCGTGCAAAACGGAGTTCATTAA
- a CDS encoding MlaD family protein: protein MSKSQRLPLAIGAFIFGAIILVFIALLFFSGGRLFAEKAPVIMYFNNSVQGLQVGAPVKLKGVIIGEISDISINFPNDSSLGVTAAVHADLLLKRINLKGTQVGEEFFSHAIGNGLRAQLNYLSLLTGQLYVELDFYPSSTPIFHGKKDSLLELPTIANDFESLSKDLQSLNLKSLVTNVDNLAMQLSEIAASGKIQQALDDFDSAANAVKKTAVNIDSTQAKFGIKTEVVLAKLDSLLTQLSLDEPKLVESLNQSLMALRDTLTSIEQLATRTGYSLDQNSPLLIELTNTLEEISRTARSLRSLSETLDEQPEAIIRGKKTIPSGE from the coding sequence ATGAGTAAAAGCCAACGACTTCCGCTTGCGATTGGTGCCTTTATTTTTGGCGCCATTATCTTAGTGTTTATTGCCCTGCTGTTCTTTTCTGGTGGGCGGTTATTTGCCGAAAAAGCGCCTGTAATCATGTATTTCAATAACTCAGTGCAAGGACTTCAGGTAGGTGCACCCGTTAAGTTAAAAGGCGTGATAATAGGTGAGATTAGTGATATTAGTATTAATTTCCCCAACGACAGTAGCTTAGGTGTCACAGCTGCTGTTCATGCTGATTTACTATTAAAACGCATCAACCTTAAAGGCACACAAGTTGGGGAAGAGTTTTTCTCTCACGCTATTGGAAACGGTTTACGTGCTCAGTTGAATTATCTTAGTTTATTAACCGGGCAACTCTATGTTGAACTGGATTTTTACCCTAGTAGCACGCCTATATTTCATGGCAAAAAAGACTCATTACTAGAGTTACCTACCATAGCCAATGATTTCGAATCATTGTCAAAAGATCTACAATCATTAAACTTAAAAAGTTTAGTGACCAATGTCGATAACTTGGCTATGCAACTCAGTGAGATTGCCGCCAGTGGCAAAATACAGCAAGCACTGGATGACTTCGACAGTGCCGCAAATGCTGTAAAAAAAACCGCTGTTAACATTGATAGCACTCAAGCTAAATTTGGTATAAAGACTGAAGTAGTATTGGCTAAACTCGATAGTTTACTGACACAGTTGAGTCTGGATGAACCTAAATTAGTAGAGTCACTCAACCAAAGTTTAATGGCATTACGCGATACCTTAACAAGCATTGAGCAACTTGCCACCCGAACTGGATATTCACTAGACCAAAACTCACCATTGTTAATTGAGTTAACCAACACATTAGAAGAGATCAGTCGCACAGCTCGATCGTTACGCAGTTTAAGTGAGACCTTAGATGAACAACCTGAGGCCATCATCCGAGGTAAAAAAACCATACCGTCAGGAGAATAA
- a CDS encoding PqiC family protein, translated as MKLISWSVCLLVLSQLCGCQSSPPKQYFVLTAQPSVIEAGSTSLKNDIGIGPIDIPEYLNFTQMVYQLEDGSLQRIGNSYWAEPLDQGISRIMSMNLSQSDHSRKLVLFPWPVENTPQYSVTIKIMTLNRDNNNARLNANWELVDNHVNRHITQQNFTAITNAGTTAAEMVTAYSDLLAQLSQQIDNALQQLTD; from the coding sequence ATGAAATTAATTTCTTGGAGCGTTTGTCTATTGGTACTTAGCCAGCTCTGCGGTTGTCAAAGCTCACCGCCAAAACAGTACTTTGTGTTAACCGCACAACCTTCAGTGATAGAAGCAGGAAGTACATCACTCAAAAACGACATTGGTATCGGCCCTATCGACATCCCTGAGTACTTAAATTTCACTCAAATGGTCTATCAGCTTGAAGATGGCAGCCTGCAAAGAATAGGCAATAGCTATTGGGCCGAACCATTAGATCAAGGTATCAGCCGTATCATGAGTATGAATCTCAGCCAAAGCGATCATAGTCGTAAACTGGTGTTATTTCCCTGGCCAGTAGAAAATACTCCTCAGTACAGCGTAACAATAAAGATCATGACCTTAAATCGCGATAACAACAACGCTAGACTGAATGCCAATTGGGAACTTGTTGATAACCATGTAAACCGTCATATAACCCAGCAAAATTTCACCGCTATCACCAACGCAGGTACAACTGCCGCTGAAATGGTCACAGCCTACAGTGATTTATTGGCTCAATTATCTCAACAAATTGATAACGCGCTACAACAACTAACTGATTAA
- a CDS encoding M13 family metallopeptidase: MKKSLIAIGLTTALLSGCGVSDTNNTQAAAVTSPAPAKAELGTFGIDLTARNEAVKPGDDFFMYASGTWYDNFVMPADKTRYGAFNALAERSETQVKAIIDDIASRTDLNAEEQLIADFYHAYMDTETINKLGITPIKGTLDQIAAINSTKELTKVFGEAWLTGASSPINGGMWFNRLDPNQYEMTIGAGGLGLPDRSYYLEDTERFNKIRKAYVEHIANMLAFAGIKDGEKRAEAILALETKIAQAQWPREKRRDRDLTLNQIKREDLAKQYPGFDWDLYFAQTGYQVPQLNISQPEPVKAMIGLINQQPLNVWQDYLTFHTITNNADLLSEDIFNSNFAFYGKILTGQEQPRPRWKRAVEEMSGTQSLGFAIGKVYVSRYFPESSKQKMAELVNNLRTALGQRIDGIDWMGAETKVNAHAKLAAFTPKIGYPDVWQQFDGLTLTKNDLVGDIKQLRQYFQADSVAKELEKTDRNRWGMTPQTVNAYYNSSFNEIVFPAAILQPPFFDPNADAAVNYGSIGAVIGHEMGHGFDDQGSKSDANGIQRNWWTDEDRAAFDAKTNRLAEQYSQYEPIPNNFVNGRNSLGENIGDVGGISMAYHAYKLSLNGKEAPVIDGLTGDQRFFLAWAQVWKEKRTEQSMLSQLRSDPHAPGRYRTLAPRNHDAWYKAFDVKPGDKLYLPEDQRVHIW; encoded by the coding sequence ATGAAAAAATCCTTAATTGCGATTGGATTAACAACAGCACTATTAAGTGGTTGTGGCGTATCTGATACAAATAACACTCAGGCTGCGGCCGTGACCTCACCTGCTCCCGCTAAAGCAGAATTAGGTACTTTTGGTATTGATTTAACAGCACGCAACGAAGCCGTTAAACCAGGTGACGACTTCTTTATGTACGCAAGTGGTACTTGGTATGACAACTTTGTCATGCCTGCTGACAAAACCCGCTATGGTGCTTTTAATGCATTAGCAGAGCGCAGTGAAACACAAGTCAAAGCGATTATTGACGATATTGCCAGTCGCACAGATTTAAACGCCGAAGAACAACTCATTGCAGATTTTTACCATGCCTACATGGATACTGAGACCATTAATAAGTTAGGTATCACGCCTATTAAAGGCACCTTAGATCAAATTGCTGCAATTAATTCAACCAAAGAATTAACCAAGGTATTTGGTGAAGCATGGCTTACCGGAGCATCATCTCCTATTAACGGTGGCATGTGGTTTAATCGTTTAGACCCTAACCAATATGAAATGACTATTGGTGCGGGTGGTTTAGGTTTACCTGACCGGTCATATTATTTAGAAGACACAGAGCGTTTCAATAAAATCCGTAAAGCTTATGTCGAACACATCGCTAATATGCTTGCCTTTGCAGGTATAAAAGACGGTGAAAAACGTGCCGAAGCAATTCTTGCTCTTGAAACTAAAATTGCACAAGCACAATGGCCAAGAGAAAAACGTCGTGACCGTGATTTAACCTTAAACCAAATTAAACGTGAAGATCTTGCTAAACAATATCCAGGATTTGACTGGGATTTATATTTTGCACAAACAGGTTACCAAGTACCGCAGTTGAATATTTCGCAGCCAGAACCTGTTAAAGCAATGATAGGCTTAATTAATCAACAACCTCTCAATGTATGGCAAGACTATCTGACCTTCCACACCATCACCAATAACGCAGATCTACTGTCAGAAGACATTTTTAATAGTAACTTTGCATTTTATGGCAAGATATTAACGGGACAAGAGCAACCTCGCCCACGTTGGAAACGTGCCGTTGAAGAAATGTCGGGAACTCAATCATTAGGTTTTGCAATTGGTAAAGTATATGTGTCGCGTTATTTCCCCGAGTCATCTAAACAAAAAATGGCCGAGTTAGTTAACAATCTGCGTACGGCATTAGGTCAACGTATTGATGGTATAGATTGGATGGGTGCTGAAACTAAAGTGAATGCTCATGCTAAATTAGCTGCATTTACACCTAAAATTGGCTATCCCGATGTATGGCAACAATTTGATGGTTTAACCCTAACTAAAAATGACTTAGTAGGTGACATTAAACAGTTACGCCAATACTTCCAAGCCGACAGTGTTGCCAAAGAACTGGAAAAAACCGACCGTAACCGTTGGGGGATGACACCGCAAACGGTAAATGCATATTACAACAGCTCATTTAATGAGATTGTTTTCCCTGCGGCGATTTTACAACCACCATTTTTTGATCCAAACGCAGACGCCGCCGTTAACTATGGCAGTATTGGTGCGGTAATTGGTCACGAAATGGGTCATGGTTTTGATGATCAAGGCTCTAAGTCAGACGCCAACGGAATTCAACGTAACTGGTGGACCGACGAAGACCGCGCGGCTTTTGATGCCAAGACCAATAGGCTTGCAGAACAATACAGTCAATATGAGCCCATCCCGAATAACTTTGTCAACGGACGCAACAGCCTAGGTGAAAATATCGGTGATGTGGGTGGTATATCAATGGCATATCATGCCTACAAATTAAGTTTAAACGGTAAAGAAGCGCCGGTTATTGATGGCCTAACGGGTGATCAACGATTCTTTTTAGCATGGGCTCAAGTGTGGAAAGAAAAACGCACCGAGCAAAGTATGTTAAGTCAGTTACGTTCCGATCCTCATGCACCTGGTCGTTATCGCACCCTCGCCCCACGTAATCACGATGCGTGGTATAAAGCCTTTGATGTTAAACCCGGTGATAAGTTGTATTTGCCTGAAGATCAACGCGTACACATTTGGTAG
- a CDS encoding ABC transporter ATP-binding protein, whose amino-acid sequence MVDDAFISVRNLTVGYGSTEVQKQLNFDINKNDIFFVIGGSGCGKTTLLKSMVGLLTPLKGEVLYQGKNFYEADEPAQVAMLKDWGITFQTGALFSSMSLGENVALPLQLYTDLSERQIAEAVAYKLALVGLAGFEKFYPAELSGGMHKRAGLARALALDPQLLFFDEPSAGLDPISSMRLDQLIVQICQALDSTVIIVSHELPSILSIGTRCVFLDNQTNTMLDCGDPRELKIHSNQPRVRQFLNRTEKSEIS is encoded by the coding sequence ATGGTTGATGATGCCTTTATCAGTGTACGTAATCTTACCGTCGGTTATGGCAGTACCGAGGTGCAAAAACAACTCAACTTCGACATTAACAAAAATGATATTTTTTTTGTTATTGGTGGCAGTGGTTGTGGCAAAACAACCTTGCTGAAATCGATGGTGGGATTACTTACACCACTAAAGGGTGAAGTACTCTATCAAGGCAAAAACTTTTATGAGGCAGATGAACCCGCACAGGTAGCAATGCTCAAAGATTGGGGCATTACCTTTCAAACAGGTGCGCTATTTTCGAGTATGTCACTTGGTGAAAATGTGGCTTTACCCTTGCAGCTCTATACCGACCTTTCTGAGCGACAAATAGCCGAAGCCGTTGCCTATAAGCTGGCATTAGTCGGCTTAGCTGGCTTCGAGAAGTTTTACCCTGCCGAGTTAAGTGGCGGTATGCACAAACGCGCAGGATTAGCGCGCGCACTCGCATTAGACCCTCAACTGTTATTTTTTGATGAACCCTCTGCAGGTTTAGACCCTATTAGTTCAATGCGTTTAGATCAATTGATCGTGCAAATATGCCAAGCGCTAGACTCTACCGTGATCATTGTGTCCCACGAGTTACCCAGTATATTGTCGATCGGCACCCGCTGTGTGTTTCTGGATAATCAAACCAATACGATGCTCGATTGTGGTGACCCTCGAGAATTAAAGATACACAGTAATCAGCCTAGGGTTCGTCAATTTCTCAATCGCACCGAAAAATCGGAGATATCATGA
- the betB gene encoding betaine-aldehyde dehydrogenase — MSSKVIYQNYVHGKYLANGTGETFEVINPATGNVSYLVEVATESVQQAAIESAKTGFAIWSAMMPIERSRILLKAVALLREQNDDLAAGEVLDTGKPWQEASVVDIVTGADSIEFFAGLAPSIEGNQQPVGADFYYTRREPLGICAGIGAWNYPLQIACWKAAPALACGNVMIFKPSEETPRGAMRLAEIFTQAGVPDGVFNVVQGDGRVGAWLTTNEDIAKVSFTGEVGTGKKVMAAAAGSLKEVTMELGGKSPLIIFNDADVENAVSAAMLANFYTQGEVCTNGTRVFVQQDIYPRFIQRLKERTEQNIVCGDPMHPDTNFGALISRDHQQKVLDYIEIGKKEGATLLTGGTALTPDNAPNGFFVAPTVFIDCTDEMTISKEEIFGPVMSVFTFTDEDEVIERANSTHLGLAAGVFTQDITRAHRVIHQMQAGICWINAYGASPAEMPVGGYKMSGIGRENGSETLKAYTQIKAVYVGMQSLESPF; from the coding sequence ATGTCGTCAAAAGTTATTTATCAAAATTATGTTCATGGCAAATACCTAGCAAATGGTACTGGTGAGACATTTGAAGTGATCAACCCTGCTACTGGAAATGTGAGTTATTTAGTTGAAGTAGCAACTGAATCGGTACAGCAAGCTGCAATTGAAAGTGCTAAAACAGGATTTGCTATTTGGTCTGCAATGATGCCGATAGAACGTAGCCGTATTTTACTTAAAGCCGTTGCCCTACTTCGTGAACAAAATGATGACCTTGCTGCAGGTGAAGTCTTAGATACTGGTAAACCATGGCAAGAAGCCTCGGTTGTCGATATTGTTACTGGCGCCGACTCTATTGAGTTTTTTGCTGGACTAGCACCAAGTATTGAAGGTAATCAACAGCCTGTAGGCGCGGACTTTTATTATACTCGCCGAGAACCATTAGGTATTTGTGCTGGTATTGGCGCATGGAACTACCCGTTACAAATTGCTTGTTGGAAAGCAGCCCCTGCACTTGCTTGCGGCAACGTAATGATTTTTAAACCTTCAGAAGAAACACCTCGTGGTGCAATGCGTTTAGCTGAAATATTCACTCAGGCCGGTGTACCAGATGGCGTCTTTAACGTAGTTCAAGGTGACGGTAGAGTTGGCGCATGGTTAACCACCAATGAAGATATCGCTAAAGTGTCATTTACTGGCGAAGTCGGTACAGGTAAAAAAGTGATGGCCGCTGCTGCAGGTTCACTTAAAGAAGTGACTATGGAGTTGGGCGGAAAATCGCCATTGATTATCTTTAACGATGCCGACGTAGAAAATGCAGTGTCAGCAGCAATGTTAGCTAATTTCTATACTCAAGGTGAAGTGTGTACCAACGGTACTCGCGTGTTTGTACAACAAGATATTTATCCACGCTTTATCCAACGCTTAAAAGAACGTACTGAGCAAAACATAGTTTGTGGCGATCCAATGCACCCTGACACCAATTTTGGTGCATTAATTTCACGTGACCATCAACAAAAAGTACTCGACTACATTGAAATCGGTAAAAAAGAAGGTGCCACCTTATTAACAGGCGGGACAGCATTAACACCTGACAATGCACCGAATGGTTTCTTTGTTGCTCCTACGGTATTTATCGATTGCACTGATGAGATGACGATTTCGAAAGAAGAAATATTTGGCCCAGTGATGTCTGTCTTTACCTTTACAGATGAAGATGAAGTTATTGAACGTGCCAATAGTACTCACCTAGGTTTAGCGGCGGGTGTATTTACTCAAGACATTACCCGCGCACATCGAGTTATTCATCAAATGCAAGCGGGTATTTGCTGGATAAATGCTTATGGTGCCTCTCCTGCAGAAATGCCGGTTGGTGGTTACAAGATGTCTGGTATTGGTCGTGAAAATGGCTCAGAAACATTAAAAGCATACACGCAAATCAAAGCGGTTTACGTTGGCATGCAGTCACTTGAAAGCCCATTTTAG